The Rhinopithecus roxellana isolate Shanxi Qingling chromosome 13, ASM756505v1, whole genome shotgun sequence genome contains a region encoding:
- the NECAB3 gene encoding N-terminal EF-hand calcium-binding protein 3 isoform X3 produces MNYFADGVLSPGELQELFSGIDGHLTDNLETEKLCDYFAEHLGVYRPVLAALESLNRAVLAAMDATKLEYERASKVDQFVTRFLLRETVSQLQALQSSLEGASDTLEAQARGWRSDAESIEAQSRPCGSRQTGRRALRSVSRSSTWSPSSSDTGRSSEAEMQWQLQVNRLQELIDQLECKVRAMGPGPHEGGPSWYPPEPGPCWRPGPHSVPSQAPRLEPLHEEDLAKGPDSHILVAQRQVQVAEEGLQDFHRALRCYVDFTGAQSHCLHVSAQKVPDGASFTLYEFWQDEASWRRHQQTPCSKAFQRVLIDHLRAPDTLTTVFFPASWWIMNNN; encoded by the exons AATTACTTTGCCGATGGGGTTCTCAGCCCGGGGGAGCTGCAGGAACTGTTCAGCGGCATTGATGGGCATCTTACCGA CAATTTAGAAACGGAAAAACTGTGTG ACTACTTCGCAGAGCACCTGGGTGTCTACCGGCCGGTGCTGGCTGCATTGGAATCGCTGAACCGTGCAGTGCTCGCTGCCATGGATGCCACCAAGCTG GAGTACGAGAGGGCCTCCAAGGTGGACCAGTTTGTGACGCGCTTCCTGCTGCGGGAGACGGTGAGCCAGCTGCAAGCCCTGCAAAGCTCGCTGGAGGGGGCGTCAGATACCCTGGAGGCCCAGGCCCGTGGCTGGCG GTCAGATGCAGAGAGCATCGAGGCGCAGAGCAGGCCCTGCGGCAGCCGGCAGACAGGACGCCGGGCCCTGAGGAGCGTCAGCCGGTCATCCACCTGGTCCCCCAGCTCTTCTGACACAG GGCGCAGCTCAGAGGCTGAGATGCAGTGGCAGCTCCAGGTGAACCGCCTCCAGGAGCTCATCGACCAGCTCGAGTGCAAGGTGAGGGCCATGGGGCCAGGGCCCCACGAGGGAGGACCCTCCTGGTATCCACCCGAGCCAGGCCCATGCTGGAGGCCCGGCCCACACTCTGTGCCCTCACAGGCCCCCCGGCTGGAACCCCTGCATGAAGAGGACCTGGCCAAGGGGCCTGATTCG CACATCCTCGTGGCCCAGAGGCAGGTCCAGGTGGCAGAGGAAGGCCTGCAGGACTTCCACCGAGCCCTGCGCTGCTATGTGGACTTCACAGGGGCCCAGAGCCATTGTCTGCA TGTGTCCGCCCAGAAGGTGCCAGACGGTGCCTCCTTCACCCTGTATGAGTTCTGGCAGGATGAGGCCTCCTGGAGAAG GCACCAGCAGACGCCCTGCAGCAAGGCCTTCCAGCGCGTCCTCATCGACCACCTGCGGGCTCCGGACACCCTCACCACTGTGTTCTTCCCAG CCTCCTGGTGGATAATGAATAACAACTGA
- the C13H20orf144 gene encoding uncharacterized protein C20orf144 homolog has translation MGNNSSHKRTKAPKQAHKERPADMDKAWWRQLLNHLTRKKPTTRIVLILPLDKRQPLAKAGRPIDYALGAQLGSPAAPRLRGAGESDERELKMPVLLLLLRQEARQPEEGGARAARSWSRLRSRMRSPGKAPNEAGPAEEQPRKRCRCPRPRL, from the exons ATGGGAAACAATAGTTCCCACAAAAGGACCAAAGCACCCAAGCAGGCCCACAAGGAGCGGCCAGCTGACATGGACAAGGCCTGGTGGAGACAGCTCCTCAACCACCTCACTCGGAAGAAGCCGACT ACCAGGATCGTGCTGATTCTCCCCCTGGACAAGCGACAGCCGCTGGCCAAGGCTGGGCGACCGATTGACTACGCGCTGGGTGCTCAGCTGGGCTCCCCGGCGGCACCCAGGTTGCGCGGAGCGGGAGAAAGCGACGAGCGCGAGCTGAAGATGccggtgctgctgctgctgctgcggcAGGAGGCGCGGCAGCCGGAAGAGGGCGGGGCGAGGGCAGCGCGGAGCTGGTCGCGGCTGCGCTCGCGCATGCGGTCCCCGGGAAAGGCTCCCAACGAAGCCGGGCCTGCCGAAGAGCAGCCGCGCAAACGGTGCCGCTGCCCTCGCCCGCGGCTCTAA
- the ACTL10 gene encoding actin-like protein 10: MASTALLALCSTGVFSGLAVEAGAGVCHATPIYAGHSWHQATFRLNVAGSTLSRYLRDLLVAANPDLSQQALPRKAITHLKKRSCYVSLDFEGDLRDPARHHPATFSMGNGCCVCLSSERFRCPEPIFQPSLLGQAGPGLPALAFRALQKMPETLRTRLADTLVLAGGSTLFPGFAERLDKELEAQCRRHGYAALRPHLVAKHGRGMAVWTGGSMVASLHSFQRRWITRAMYQECGSRLLYDVFN; this comes from the coding sequence ATGGCTAGCACCGCGTTGTTGGCGCTCTGCTCCACTGGCGTGTTCAGCGGGCTGGCCGTAGAGGCTGGCGCGGGCGTGTGCCACGCCACGCCCATCTACGCGGGTCACTCTTGGCACCAAGCCACCTTCCGGCTGAACGTGGCAGGCAGCACCCTGTCGCGCTACCTGCGGGATCTGCTGGTGGCGGCAAACCCTGACCTCTCGCAGCAGGCCCTGCCCCGCAAGGCCATCACACATCTCAAGAAGCGCAGCTGCTACGTGTCCCTGGACTTCGAGGGCGACCTCCGCGACCCCGCCCGCCACCATCCGGCCACTTTCAGCATGGGTAACGGGTGCTGCGTCTGCCTTAGCAGCGAGCGATTCCGCTGCCCTGAACCCATCTTCCAGCCAAGCCtgctgggccaggctgggccGGGGCTGCCCGCGCTGGCCTTCCGGGCGCTGCAGAAGATGCCCGAAACGCTGCGGACACGACTGGCAGACACCCTGGTGCTGGCCGGCGGCTCCACGCTGTTTCCTGGCTTCGCCGAGCGCCTGGACAAGGAGCTGGAGGCGCAGTGCCGGCGGCACGGCTACGCGGCCCTGCGGCCCCACCTGGTGGCCAAGCATGGGCGTGGCATGGCTGTGTGGACCGGTGGCTCCATGGTGGCCTCCCTTCACTCCTTCCAGCGCCGCTGGATAACCCGGGCCATGTACCAGGAGTGTGGCTCCAGGCTGCTGTACGATGTGTTCAACTGA